Proteins encoded within one genomic window of Paenarthrobacter sp. JL.01a:
- the hemE gene encoding uroporphyrinogen decarboxylase yields the protein MTSSSAASKSTASNSPAGSLDANHPLKDGRTSDSPLITAYRGGTPSRRPVWFMRQAGRSLPEYLKVREGVAMLDSCLRPELASEITLQPVRRHDVDAAIFFSDIVIPLKLAGVGVDIVPGVGPVLDKPVRTAEDVAALPTLTWEALEPIREAVRLTVAELGTTPLIGFAGAPFTLAAYMVEGKPSRDHLGPRTMMHADPETWTALANWAADASGLFLQAQLEAGASAGQLFDSWAGSLGLADYTKYVAPASTRALDHVRGLGAPLVHFGTGTSELLVAMRDVGVDVVGVDYRLPLDEANRRLGGTVPLQGNIDPALLSAPWEVLEAHVREVIAAGSAAPGHVLNLGHGVPPETDPTVLTRVVELIHSIPAK from the coding sequence ATGACTTCTAGCTCGGCAGCATCCAAGAGTACGGCCTCCAACTCCCCGGCGGGTAGCCTCGACGCCAACCACCCGCTGAAGGACGGCCGCACTTCGGACTCACCGCTGATCACCGCTTACCGCGGCGGCACACCGTCCCGCAGGCCTGTGTGGTTCATGCGCCAGGCCGGCCGCTCGCTGCCCGAGTACCTCAAGGTCCGCGAGGGCGTTGCCATGCTGGACTCGTGCTTGCGCCCCGAGCTGGCATCTGAGATTACGCTTCAGCCCGTCCGCCGGCACGACGTCGATGCCGCCATTTTCTTCTCGGACATTGTCATTCCCCTCAAGCTGGCAGGTGTCGGCGTCGACATCGTTCCGGGCGTCGGTCCCGTCCTGGACAAGCCGGTCCGGACTGCCGAGGACGTGGCGGCGCTTCCGACGCTGACCTGGGAGGCCCTCGAACCAATCCGCGAAGCTGTCCGACTCACGGTTGCCGAACTTGGCACCACCCCGTTGATCGGATTCGCCGGAGCACCGTTCACGCTGGCCGCCTACATGGTGGAGGGCAAACCATCACGCGACCACCTGGGCCCGCGGACCATGATGCATGCCGACCCCGAGACCTGGACCGCTTTGGCCAACTGGGCTGCCGATGCCTCCGGTTTGTTCCTCCAGGCCCAGCTCGAAGCAGGCGCATCCGCAGGCCAACTCTTTGACTCCTGGGCCGGCTCTCTGGGCCTGGCCGACTACACCAAGTACGTGGCACCTGCCTCCACCCGCGCCCTGGACCACGTCCGCGGACTGGGCGCTCCGCTGGTCCACTTCGGCACGGGCACCTCCGAGCTCCTGGTTGCGATGCGCGACGTCGGAGTGGATGTCGTCGGCGTCGACTACCGCTTGCCGCTGGATGAAGCCAACCGGCGTCTGGGCGGCACGGTGCCGTTGCAGGGCAACATCGATCCCGCGCTGCTTTCGGCCCCCTGGGAAGTGTTGGAGGCGCATGTCCGCGAAGTCATCGCCGCCGGCTCCGCCGCCCCGGGCCACGTGCTCAACCTTGGCCATGGAGTACCGCCGGAAACCGATCCCACAGTGCTCACGCGCGTTGTGGAACTCATCCACTCGATCCCCGCCAAGTAG
- a CDS encoding glutamyl-tRNA reductase, whose translation MVLFSLVATHADIDLETVAQLSNGSSGLASSALTESPVVSGAVVLATCNRYEVYGETANGDDLEAARSALISRISELSGLNEQLVSRSFATHTGPEVTRHLFAVSSGLDSAVVGEREIAGQVRRALITAQQEGTASSGLVRLFQAASKTAKDVGAQTALGSRGLSIVSVALDLATDLAENEDWSTKKVVVFGTGAYAGATMSLLRERGCTDISVYSSSGRAEAFVATRGGTALDADTLPTAVAEADVMIGCSGSDNRVEAADLARVRAKSGKPLIAIDLALTHDFDPAVGELDGVELLTLESVRLAAPQEQAESLSQASAIVTGAAASFESEREARSVDTAIVALRRHTMNVLDAEMEKVRARHGCTAAAEEVEFALRRMVKQLLHIPTVRARELAANGQQDDYVAALEALYGIQVEQPQAPAAAPECPVDHQQLRSESA comes from the coding sequence GTGGTTCTTTTCTCATTGGTGGCTACACACGCCGACATCGACCTCGAAACCGTCGCTCAGTTGAGCAACGGTTCCTCAGGGCTTGCCTCTTCGGCCCTCACCGAATCCCCCGTGGTGTCCGGAGCAGTGGTCCTCGCCACCTGCAACCGCTACGAGGTGTACGGCGAAACGGCCAACGGTGACGACCTTGAAGCGGCCCGCTCCGCCCTTATTTCCCGGATCAGCGAGCTGAGCGGCCTCAACGAACAGCTTGTCTCCCGCTCCTTCGCTACCCACACCGGCCCCGAAGTCACCCGCCATCTCTTCGCGGTGAGTTCCGGCCTCGACTCTGCCGTGGTAGGTGAGCGCGAAATTGCCGGCCAGGTCCGCCGCGCATTGATCACGGCCCAGCAGGAAGGGACCGCCAGCTCCGGCCTCGTCCGTCTCTTCCAGGCGGCCTCCAAAACCGCCAAGGACGTCGGCGCCCAAACAGCGCTCGGCTCGCGTGGGCTGTCCATCGTCTCAGTTGCCCTGGACCTCGCCACCGACCTTGCAGAAAACGAAGACTGGTCCACCAAGAAGGTCGTCGTCTTCGGAACCGGCGCCTACGCCGGCGCCACCATGTCCCTCCTTCGCGAACGCGGTTGCACGGACATCTCCGTCTATTCGTCCTCGGGACGGGCGGAAGCCTTCGTCGCCACGCGCGGCGGAACGGCGCTCGACGCCGACACCCTCCCCACCGCTGTTGCCGAAGCGGACGTCATGATCGGCTGCAGCGGTTCGGACAACCGCGTGGAAGCCGCCGATCTTGCACGTGTCCGGGCCAAGTCGGGCAAGCCGTTGATCGCCATCGACCTCGCACTGACCCACGACTTCGATCCCGCGGTAGGAGAACTCGACGGCGTGGAACTTCTGACCCTCGAGTCGGTACGCCTCGCCGCGCCCCAGGAACAGGCGGAATCGCTGTCCCAGGCCAGTGCGATTGTCACCGGCGCTGCTGCCTCTTTTGAGTCCGAACGCGAAGCCCGTTCCGTGGATACAGCCATCGTGGCCCTGCGCCGCCACACCATGAACGTCCTCGACGCCGAGATGGAGAAGGTCCGCGCCCGTCATGGCTGCACGGCCGCCGCCGAGGAAGTGGAGTTCGCGCTTCGCCGCATGGTCAAGCAGCTGCTCCACATCCCCACCGTCCGGGCCCGCGAGCTTGCCGCCAATGGCCAGCAGGACGACTACGTCGCCGCCCTCGAGGCACTCTATGGGATCCAGGTGGAGCAACCGCAGGCACCTGCCGCGGCCCCGGAATGCCCCGTGGACCACCAGCAACTCCGTTCTGAAAGCGCCTAG
- a CDS encoding SDR family NAD(P)-dependent oxidoreductase, which produces MSEEWTETEQRPIGSGFGHGSTAMEVIDGINLRGKTAIVTGGYSGLGLETVRALVSAGAEVTVPARRLEHARFVLADAGLSESVRVEQLDLADQESVKEFAARYLEDHDTLDILINNAAIMASPEQRVGPGWEAQFATNHLGHYTLVNALWPALQAAGNARVVSLSSTGHKLSPIRFDDINFTTGYDKWKAYGQAKTANALFAVELDHLGRESGVRAFAVHPGGIMTELQRHLPKEEMVAAGWMDAAGNVREGFKTPEQGAATSVWAATSPALNGKGGVYCEDCDIAKPTDKESPLARYQGVDAHAVDKEDAARLWALSAELTGVNALA; this is translated from the coding sequence ATGAGCGAAGAATGGACTGAAACAGAACAACGCCCCATCGGCTCCGGGTTCGGGCACGGCTCCACAGCCATGGAGGTCATTGACGGCATCAACCTGCGGGGCAAGACGGCGATCGTCACTGGTGGCTACTCCGGTTTGGGGCTGGAGACCGTGCGGGCCTTGGTGTCGGCAGGGGCAGAAGTGACGGTACCTGCGCGCCGGCTTGAGCACGCCCGTTTCGTCCTTGCGGATGCCGGTCTGTCCGAATCCGTCCGGGTGGAACAGTTGGACCTGGCCGACCAAGAGAGCGTGAAAGAGTTCGCGGCGCGTTACCTCGAGGATCACGACACACTGGACATCCTGATCAACAACGCCGCCATCATGGCCAGCCCTGAACAACGCGTTGGACCAGGATGGGAAGCCCAGTTCGCCACCAACCATCTGGGGCACTACACGCTGGTCAACGCACTGTGGCCGGCACTGCAGGCGGCAGGGAATGCACGGGTCGTCTCATTGTCATCGACCGGACACAAGCTCTCTCCGATCCGCTTCGACGACATCAACTTCACCACCGGCTATGACAAGTGGAAGGCCTATGGCCAGGCAAAGACCGCCAACGCCCTGTTTGCCGTTGAGCTCGACCATTTGGGCAGGGAATCGGGCGTGCGCGCGTTCGCCGTCCACCCGGGCGGGATCATGACAGAGTTGCAGCGGCATCTTCCCAAAGAGGAAATGGTGGCCGCAGGCTGGATGGACGCCGCGGGCAACGTCCGCGAAGGATTCAAGACTCCCGAACAAGGAGCCGCGACGTCGGTGTGGGCAGCGACCTCACCGGCCCTCAACGGCAAGGGCGGCGTCTACTGCGAGGATTGCGATATCGCCAAGCCCACGGACAAGGAGTCGCCGTTGGCACGCTACCAGGGAGTTGACGCCCACGCTGTCGACAAAGAGGACGCGGCAAGGCTGTGGGCGTTGTCGGCGGAACTGACTGGGGTGAACGCCTTGGCCTAG